AGTATATTTAAATAGTTTAAAAGCAATGGGCGTAAATAAATGTTTTCCACTTCTTTTAGCATCTGTCAGAAAATTAAATAATGAGAATTTTGATAAAGTTTGTAAAGCAATAGATTCTCTAACATTCAGACATAGCATTCTTAGAAAAGACCCAAAAGAGCTTGAAAGATTCTATTACCAAGTTAGCGAATCATTAGTCGATGATTTAGATGTAGAAAATGCGATTAATACAATTAAAGAACATCTAAATTTTAAAGAAGAAGAAAAATTTAAAAGCGAATTTGTTTTATCTAGCATGAAAGGGTCAGTTTCAAAAATGGTCTTAGATAGAATTACTCGTAAGCATTCTGAAAGTGTTGATTGGACCAATAAAGATGTTCATATAGAACATATTATGCCGCAAAAACCAGCAGGAGAATGGAAAATCCTATTCGATTCAGATGAGTTTGAATATAAAGATTATTTGAATAGATTGGGCAATCTCACGATATTGCAAGACAAGAAAAATATTAAAGCAAGAAATAAAGATTTTAATAATAAAAAAGAATATTATAAAGAATCTCGTTTAACGATAACAAAAACTTTAATTGACTACGAAAAATGGGGTTATAGCGAAATACTTGAGAGACAAGAATATTTATATGAGGAATCAAAAGATCTATGGAATTAATTTAAATACATATTAAAATAAGATTTTGAAGACACTGTCCCGCAAAGTGTGTAAGTTGAAAAGTTTAAGACTTGAGTTTTTTATAACTTGAGCCTTTCTTCAAATATAAGCATAAATTGATTTAATACGATTCCCCAATCTCGAATCGGCATTGTCCATTTTTTTGTTGCTTCTCTTAAGGCAAGGAAAACTGACTTTAAAACCGCATCATCAGTAGGAAAAGACATTTTATTTTTAGTATATTTTCTTATTTTTCCGTTGAGATTTTCTATTAAGTTGGTGGTGTAAATGATTTTACGGATTTCCACCGGAAATTCGAAAAATACCGTTAATTCATCCCAATTATCTCTCCAGGATTTGATGGCATACGAATATTTAGATTCCCATTTTTCTGCAAAATCATTTAAGGCGGCTTCTGCGGCTTGCTTGGTGGGAGCGTTGTAAATGTGTTTCATGTCGTAAGTAAAGGCTTTTCTGTCCTTCCAAACTACGTATTTACAAGCATTTCTAATCTGATGCACCACGCAGATCTGAGTTTGAGATTGTGGGAAAACACTGCGAATAGTTTGGGTAAATCCATTGAGATTATCCGTTGCAGTGATTAGTATATCTTCTACGCCACGTGCTTTTATGTCAGTTAAAACGCTCATCCAAAAACTGGAACTTTCGTTTTTTCCAAGCCACATTCCCAGAACTTCTTTTCTTCCATCCCGTCTTAAACCAACGGCAAGATAAATGGTTTTGTTGATAACTTTTGAGTTCTCACGGACTTTAAAAACAATTCCATCCAACCAAACAATGAGGTATAAATCCTCTAGTGGCCGATTTTGCCAAGCGACAATCTCACTGGAAACCGCATTGGTAATCCTGGATATTGTGGATGTTGAAACATCAAAATCATACATTTCCTTGATCTGATCTTCAATATCACTTACACTCATTCCTTTGGCATAAAATGAGATGATAACATTTTCCAAACCTTCAATAATATTATGCCTTTTGGGAACTAAGGCTGGCTCAAAAGTACTTTCCCTATCCCGCGGAACTTTAATTTCATCTTCGCCAAAAGAGGTTTTTATCTTCTTGGTTTGATGGCCATTGCGATAATTTCCGTCTTTTGTTTTTTGATGTTTCTCGGTATCCAGATGGTCATCTAATTCGGCTTCGAGCATATGTTCTACGGCTCGTTTGTGCATTGTTTTGAAGAAAGAGGTTAAATCTTCTCCACTCTTGAAGGATTTGTAGAAATCCTTGTTGTTTAATAATTCTTCTTTGTCGATCATAACTGTATAAAGTTTAAAAATAGTAAAAAGTTATTTCCGAAAAAGTTTTGAGCTTTTGAAGGCTCAAAATTTTTCAGAATAACTTTTCAACTTACACAGTTAGTGAAACACTACCATTTTGAAGTAATAAAAAACATTCCCACGCTCCCGTACGAATCCTCGCTGCCGCACGAATCCTTTCGTGTGGCCAATATTAAACCACTCCGTTTCTAACCAAAAGATCTAAACACAATAATATCACTTAAAAGTCCAGCCTCATCAGCATAATCTCTCGCACTACTATATACATAATTTTCTGCTTTATAAACCAAACCTGCTTCCACCGGATTTTGGTGAACATAATCTATTTTTTGTTTAATGACAGGAGTACTCCACAATTCTATCGGATTATTATCATGTCTCCAAAATTGGTAATTAGAAACATTAGAACTTTTTAAAGCTTCTTTTTTGAAAATCTCCAACATAAATTCTTTTCTACTTTCTCTTGGATTCTCCTGTATTGCTTTTACGATTGCTTTACTGGTAAATCTTTTCAAATCGCCAATTAGTAATTCTGGCTTTTTAAGAAGAATGAATAAGGATGAGATTGATTTTATTGATAAAAATTCTGTAAAAAGATAGCGCTCCTCTGGAGCGCGCCGTTCTTATAATTCATATTCTACAAAGATACCGCTTCTACGGAGCGACCTTCATATCCTAATTCTTCAGAAAAAACCATTAAAAAGGCTGTCTCAAAAAAAATAAAACAGCCCATTATTATTTATGTTAAAATGAGGTTTTACCCACACTTACTATTCCCACAATTCTTGCAAGTCAAACAACCTTCCTGATAAACCACTTGGTCAGAACCACAACTTGAACATTTTCCAGTGGCTTCAGTTCCATCGGCGATGTAGCGTTTTAAAGCACGTGCAACTCCGGCTTTCCAGTTGTTGATGGATTCAGAATCGAGTTCTAAACGGTTGATTAATTCCACCGCATTTTCAATCGGCATTCCGTGTCTTAAAGTTCCGGAAATCAGTTTTGCATAATTCCAGAACTCGGGTTTGAACTTGTGAGAAAGTCCTTCAATTGTCGTTTTATAACCACGCTGATTTTTAAACTGGAAATCATAACGCGATTTTCCATTCTCATCTTGGTTTTTAATAATCACACCATCATTAACCCAACGTGGAATTGAAATCCCTTCTTCATCATCTGCCAAACCAGTGAAAATCTCGTAAGGCTTACCTTCAATCAAACCAACGAAAGCAATCCATTTTTCTTTATTATTTTGAAAACGAACGACATCTGCTTCTAAAACATGCGGTCTTTTCGTTGGAAAAACCGACGTAATCATTTCTGCTTTTTCCTCTTTTTTATCGTCTGCAGAAATCAAAACTCCGGAACGTGAACCGTCGCGATAAACCGTCACGCCTTTGCAACCAACTTCCCACGCTTTGATGTAGAGTTGATTCACCAATTCTTCCGTCGCATCATTCGGAACATTAATCGTGACCGAAATTGAATGATCTACCCATTTCTGAATCGAACCCTGCATTTCGACCTTGCTCAACCAATCCACATCATTGGAAGTCGCTTTGTAATACGGCGATTGCTCAATAATCTTATTTAATTCTTCTTGCGAATAATTTTTGTCGGTGTCGATTCCATTGACTTCCATCCATTCTTTAAAACGGTGGTGTAAAACCAAATATTCTTCCCAGGAATCGCCAACTTCATCTACAAAATCTACGCGAATATCCTGATCATTTGGATTGACTTTTCTACGTCTTTTATAAACAGGCATAAATACAGGTTCAATTCCAGAGGAGGTTTGTGACATCAACGACGTACTTCCAGTTGGAGCAATCGTCAACAAAGCAATATTACGTCGGCCATATTTTTTCAGATCTTCA
This DNA window, taken from Kaistella carnis, encodes the following:
- a CDS encoding IS256 family transposase; its protein translation is MIDKEELLNNKDFYKSFKSGEDLTSFFKTMHKRAVEHMLEAELDDHLDTEKHQKTKDGNYRNGHQTKKIKTSFGEDEIKVPRDRESTFEPALVPKRHNIIEGLENVIISFYAKGMSVSDIEDQIKEMYDFDVSTSTISRITNAVSSEIVAWQNRPLEDLYLIVWLDGIVFKVRENSKVINKTIYLAVGLRRDGRKEVLGMWLGKNESSSFWMSVLTDIKARGVEDILITATDNLNGFTQTIRSVFPQSQTQICVVHQIRNACKYVVWKDRKAFTYDMKHIYNAPTKQAAEAALNDFAEKWESKYSYAIKSWRDNWDELTVFFEFPVEIRKIIYTTNLIENLNGKIRKYTKNKMSFPTDDAVLKSVFLALREATKKWTMPIRDWGIVLNQFMLIFEERLKL